The Naumovozyma dairenensis CBS 421 chromosome 8, complete genome genomic sequence TGGCAAGTCATTTTTACTTGTCTACATATTTTTATGCTGTTACTTTTTAGCCTCTGTACTAGAGTTTCACAAGGttatgtacgtacgtatgtaAGGGCTTGACTTTCCTAAACTACATATGTAtgtcaaaaaaaaacattaGTATAGATGTTATAGGCGTAtagataaagaagaatgaaCGGGGAGAGCCAAATTTAACTTTGTTATCTATTATGGTTCATTGCAATGGAGTGGGAAACCAATGTGTACCTACTTAGTAGACCAGATATATATGTACGTCTTATACTAATTGAGGGGGGAAGAGTTTTGTATGTATCGTTTTTCTTCGCTTTTCTGGCTAATTCTGGAAAGggaaatataatatcaattGGGTTTCCCTTTATGGACAGAAAAGAACAATACCGACTTTTCGAAGCACCGACGCTTTAAACAATTCGGAAAAACTTTTACTACGTAAATTTGTCAGTAATAAAATAGACGCCTTGTACGTGTTCTCTTATCTGGTCAAATTAGCCGTGAACCTCCGCTTGGGGGGGGGGCGGAAGGAACTGGCCAAAACGGGGTATTGGCAAGCAGGGAACATAATCTTGAAGTGTTGGAAGATCGAAGTTCGAAGGGTAACTTTTCCGTTTCCGTTTCTGTTTCTGCTTCTGTTTCTCTTTTCCcttctttcctttttcgTTTCCGTTTTTTTACGTCTATCACCTGTGTGGCCCCCCGCgtttttttctctttggTGTGCGGGTTTCTCCGGGCGGtctcattattttttttattatttttattgttcTTCTGCGTTTCTTTTTCCCGCTCTCGAggttttctttgatttcttgGCGGGATTCTATATTGAACGCGGGGGGCAGGCGGGCAGGCGACGGCCAGTGGCTAGTGGGTAAGTCGGACCACTTCTGTCCGTCTGGTTTTCTCCACCACTTCCTCCGCCTGTTAAGTGGATGTggttaatttttttttttaagaCAGCTTGCTTACGTACGTTCCAAACAAGGAGGGACGGAGGTATAGAGAAAACGCCTGAGGAGAAGTTGAGAAGAGGAAAAgttttgatgaattttatGACCAAGATTGGAAATTCTTTGTcagaaacaacaacatgGAAGCAAGAACGGAACATGTCCATGATAATCTTCACTTCTTCtcataatatatatatgtgtgtgtAGTGTTTACCTTGTAtagatttcttttttatgtCATTTCTGTGCTCTTACATGTTTTCGTTACTCATCACATGTCTCGCCTACAATAAAAGCACTGTTAcctcaaataataaacgATAAACTTTGATATACAACATCATCNNNNNNNNNNNNNNNNNNNNgataataataaataacaaTTACATACTACCAAgagggaaaaaaaaaaaaaaaaaaaatttaaagacTATGACAAGTTTAGATGATACAATCATTTCTCGTCAAAATTTGATGCTTCTAGATAATGTAACTAACTATCAAAAACCAGCCATagattattttcatcatgaATTCAATGATGACAAGTTAGAAATTCCATTAAGTTGGACACttctattgaaaatgaggaaacataaattattaagattacCAAGTTGTTccattgaagatgatatggATTATAACATTTATCTAGTCAGATTACACCATTGTCTTTGGAGACGTTGGTccataaattattatcatctaGATAAATGTAAATTGGACCCtctttcaattaattggaATAAGGAAACTGATGTTACTGTATTATATGGTCCTGATTTAACAGATagtaataattcaatacaAGAGGAAGAACATGaatttcaagaaacaaaacaaaaattcaataaaaataatactaataataacattcaTAACAAACTAATACGCCATGATgaatcatcttcttccagtgaagatgatgatgagaGTAATGATGACGATACAATAAACGATCACTCCTATCTCTCATCTTCCATAGATTCAAATACATCTTCCATATTTGATGCCACAACTGTAAATATTCATAACGATGACCAAACTAAGGATCAAACATCtgtcaatttcaatatcgATCCAACAAAATGTCATAAAGTGAAAAGTAATACAAGTACTTCAAGTACAGATTCCTCAACGTCAATAAAATCAGCCATATATTCTAACTCAAATGCAAAGACAAAGAAAGGTTTGAAATTCAGAGACAGTGTCCTAAGAAGAGATATTGATAAACATGGATATTGTCA encodes the following:
- the NDAI0H00600 gene encoding uncharacterized protein (similar to Saccharomyces cerevisiae YKR075C and YOR062C; ancestral locus Anc_5.663): MTSLDDTIISRQNLMLLDNVTNYQKPAIDYFHHEFNDDKLEIPLSWTLLLKMRKHKLLRLPSCSIEDDMDYNIYLVRLHHCLWRRWSINYYHLDKCKLDPLSINWNKETDVTVLYGPDLTDSNNSIQEEEHEFQETKQKFNKNNTNNNIHNKLIRHDESSSSSEDDDESNDDDTINDHSYLSSSIDSNTSSIFDATTVNIHNDDQTKDQTSVNFNIDPTKCHKVKSNTSTSSTDSSTSIKSAIYSNSNAKTKKGLKFRDSVLRRDIDKHGYCHESKVKINDVYAIRDMNLYDLGPRNIHLVSSPDKHQHQHRHHTDNSSSSSSSKHSKSDKEGKKHRHSSSHHNHHDHNSHHHSHDEIERTYSEFDDYYFKEKEEKERDFRRKLSDLNNDIQTSIYST